One Antennarius striatus isolate MH-2024 chromosome 17, ASM4005453v1, whole genome shotgun sequence genomic window carries:
- the LOC137611117 gene encoding dual specificity protein phosphatase 23-like, producing MASTPPQNFSWVEPSKLAAMALPRMTSEYQYLLDKGVVHLVFLCERRRLYNVPGLGIKLHNIEIADYSPPSMSQIDRFLSIVEEANAKGEGVGVHCINGNGRTGTMLACFLVKTKKMSGIDAINKIRQLRKGSIETHEQEKAVVQFYQHTK from the exons ATGGCCTCCACTCCTCCACAAAATTTCTCCTGGGTTGAACCCAGCAAACTGGCTGCAATGGCACTGCCCAGGATGACATCTGAATACCAGTACCTGCTGGACAAAGGCGTTGTACACTTGGTTTTCCTGTGTGAGAGGAGAAGACTTTATAATGTCCCAGGCCTAGGGATAAAGCTGCACAACATCGAGATAGCAGACTACAGTCCTCCTTCCATGAGTCAGATTGATAGATTCCTCTCTATCGTGGAAGAGGCCAATGCCAAAGGCGAG GGCGTGGGAGTTCATTGCATAAATGGTAATGGAAGAACAGGAACCATGCTGGCCTGTTTCCTGGTGAAGACAAAGAAGATGTCTGGGATTGACGCCATTAATAAGATCCGCCAACTGAGGAAAGGCTCCATTGAAACCCACGAGCAAGAGAAAGCTGTGGTGCAGTTTTATCAACACACAAAGTAG